Proteins from one Pseudomonas bijieensis genomic window:
- a CDS encoding hotdog fold domain-containing protein yields MSQTLSMYQSVGASAFSNMACQMAPYFGTINPEISVLTPGRGEVKVPFRKEITNHLASVHAIALCNAAELAGGMMTEVSIPSGARWIPKGMTVEYLAKAKTSIHAIADGSEIDWATSGDKIVPVDIFDEGGVKVFTARITMNVKVG; encoded by the coding sequence ATGAGCCAGACTCTCAGCATGTACCAAAGCGTTGGCGCTTCCGCTTTCAGCAATATGGCCTGCCAGATGGCACCGTACTTCGGCACCATCAACCCGGAAATTTCTGTATTGACCCCCGGCCGCGGCGAAGTGAAGGTGCCGTTTCGCAAGGAAATCACCAATCACCTGGCTTCCGTTCACGCGATCGCGCTGTGCAATGCGGCAGAGCTCGCAGGCGGCATGATGACCGAGGTGTCCATCCCCAGCGGCGCTCGCTGGATTCCCAAAGGCATGACCGTCGAATACCTGGCCAAGGCCAAGACTTCCATTCATGCGATTGCTGATGGCAGCGAAATCGACTGGGCGACCTCGGGCGACAAGATTGTCCCGGTCGATATCTTCGACGAGGGTGGCGTGAAGGTCTTCACGGCGCGCATCACCATGAACGTGAAAGTCGGCTAG
- a CDS encoding TetR/AcrR family transcriptional regulator has protein sequence MEPVDLLERCYPGRRAESKRHILRCALALFNQQGIEATTIDIIRAESQMSVGAIYHHFDNKEGLVAALYMTALDDQARLRDSYLSTVTSTQEWVQALVYSYVDWVVSQPDWARFQYQARFAVAQSSFKERLAEANLARNAELKKWFSDPAHQQDLQELPFELIPSLIIGSAESYCRAWLSGRVKRSPELYRQQLAEAAWRAVGADG, from the coding sequence ATGGAACCTGTCGATCTCCTCGAGCGCTGCTACCCAGGGCGTCGTGCCGAGTCCAAGCGGCACATCCTCCGATGCGCCCTGGCACTGTTTAACCAGCAAGGCATCGAAGCGACCACCATCGATATCATCCGTGCCGAAAGCCAGATGAGCGTGGGGGCCATCTATCACCATTTCGATAACAAGGAAGGCTTGGTCGCGGCGTTGTACATGACCGCCCTGGATGATCAGGCGCGGCTCAGGGATAGCTACCTCAGCACCGTCACGTCGACCCAGGAATGGGTCCAGGCCTTGGTGTACAGCTACGTGGACTGGGTGGTCAGCCAACCCGATTGGGCGCGGTTCCAGTACCAGGCACGCTTTGCGGTCGCACAAAGCAGCTTCAAGGAGCGGCTTGCCGAGGCGAATCTGGCCAGGAACGCCGAACTCAAGAAATGGTTCAGCGACCCGGCCCACCAGCAGGATTTGCAGGAACTGCCTTTTGAGCTGATCCCGTCCCTGATCATCGGTTCGGCAGAGAGCTATTGCCGCGCCTGGCTCTCTGGCCGCGTCAAACGCAGCCCTGAACTCTACCGGCAGCAGTTGGCCGAGGCCGCCTGGCGCGCCGTTGGCGCTGACGGCTGA